From the genome of Medicago truncatula cultivar Jemalong A17 chromosome 2, MtrunA17r5.0-ANR, whole genome shotgun sequence:
cataAGAGGCTAATATGGTTAATGTTGTTCCCACATCAAAGATACGGTAGtcaaaataccaaaataacctTATCGGCAATTAACTACCGATAGATTTTAACCAACGGTAGTTAATTGCCGAAGAAAAATGGGGTTAAATTCGTCATTTTATGGTGTTTCTTAGCCTTTACAAAAGTGTAAACACCAATTTTCGGGTaatattgctaaaaaaaatgtgCAAATGAGTTTTCCCCATTCATTTGGGGCCAAGCGACATCCAACACCAAGCAGTTTCATAAGTTATACACCCCTACTTGCATCAACTTCTTTTTCCACCCCTAAAGGTATATTTCTAGAAAAAGCACAATTTTTGCCATTCTAAATAATATGTGGTTTTTATAAGTGTAGGGGGAGAATAACTTTCCCCTCATTACACCTTCACTGCCTTAAAGTTTGGTAGCAATTCACCTTAACATATCCCTAATAATATTCGACAGCATTTACATTTTTTGAGAATTACTTTTCTTCTTTAACCAAATGCATCTTccattcctttgctctcttttgatAATAGCAAAATATTTCATGCTAAGATAGAAATAgcattgataataatataataataataataaactcaTGATGGCTGGCATAACAATCATCATTGCCAACTGAGAACAACGAATTTCTCTGCACTACCAAGAATGAATCATATACACAAGTTGTTGAATAACAACATCCCTTCAAGAAATTTTGCATGTGTATCTATCTATCCGTGGCAAAGTTGCGAACAAAGTTGTTGTCTATCAGAAGAGCTAGTATTTGACAGAGGATAAATGTCACTTCTACCATTGCTCATGCATGTGATGTTAAGTTGATTTCCGAATTCCGTTGTCTGCATAGAATATTGTATCAAAACCAAtttagataaaagaaaaaacattgtgTAACAATCTTCTAAAATGTTTCAATCAGAAACAATGAACTAGAAAATAGAATTGATAGAAGATACACAAGAAATGAGCACTCACCTCACAATAAATGCTTTGTTCCTGACAACTCCATTTTGAGGTAGGAACACAACTTAAATAATGACACCACGAGCAACGTTCATTCAAGTTAACACCTCGAAAGAGTAGAACCATCCCAGCAATGAATCTGTCAAAATTATCCAACTTTAGATTAAATACTACTTTACAAACAATAACATAAATTCAGCACCAATGCAAATCTATATCCCTAAGAATATTAAAGGTaatatacaaaaaagaaaagaaaactaaaacgaAATTACCCTGCAATGAGTAATAGGAAAGACAAAACCCACAACACATATTGATAAGGTAAGTACTTATTTTGTTTAACAGAAAATGCATGGGATCCAGATTTAGATTGTTGTTGGCTTATCCATTTAAATTGAGGACGAATCAAAACGACAAATCCAAGAAAAAATCCAGAACCAAATCCTCCTAGATGAGCGAAATTGTCAACATGTGGAAGGACTCCAACAGCTAAATTTATTACAACAATGATTATAAGAGTCAACAATGCAGCCATCTGCAAAACATCATGAGACAAAATGGAAAGAAATAGAATGGTTTAGGCGCAGACCGCAAAgacaataaattatttatcagGAAGCACTATTGAattgaacacatttttttagttcattCACCTTATTGGCATATATCGTCCAATTAATGAAGAGCTCTGAGAGCATCCCTCCGAGTAAGCCAAACAATGCACCAGATGCACCAACTGAGATGCCCGTTTGTATGAATAACGAAGACAGCAAACTCCCTCCAAAACCAGATATCACATAGAGAAATCCAATTCTAACTGCAAAAGGACAAGAAATGTAGATATTACACTCGACAACAAagctttttttattgatttcatTGCTAAATAAACTCAGCTGAGTTTCTTTTCTTCCAGAACATTTATGTAAAAACAATGATATAAATACAGATAATGGAACCATATACAAATTACCAGAACCATACCAAATCCAAATTCTTGTTCAAGCCGAATTCCAATAAAAAGAAGACTCAACATGTTGGCAAGTACATGGATAGCCCCACCATGCAACCATATACAAGAGACAAGGCGCCAACCTTCGTGTTCATGAACCACTTTATCTACTTCTAGAGCACCCATCTTCTGTAATCTGAAAATGcaagtaataaatagttttcGTCAGCACATAAAAAAACATCTCCTAGAGATATATCTACCTAAAATTAAGATTGGTACTGTCCATTAGCTAttgcaaaaatataatttggacTGAATTTGTGTTGAAAACTCTCAAATTTTAGTCATTTCTGAAATTTCATAGCCATAGAGAATGTAATCTATGAATCACCGGTAGAGACACAGACACAAGACAAACACAACACTCACACATCTATTAGGTTTTTTATATTGAACATACACATCCTTACCAAACCAACTTGCAAAGCGATGACTGCCCATTTACAAACACGTGTGTTTGTTTCTGAATGACAAATGTTAGCAAttagttgttatattaatatttactcCTTCGTCCGGGTTTGAACTCAGAACCTCTAACTTCTTATCCCTTAGCTCAAATCAATTTAACTACTCAACCCCTcatttataaacacattttcgTGTCATATCTCATTCAATGTAAGATTCTTAACACATCCTTACGCCCAATCTTAGACATCTAAAGTGTGACCCGTGTGGCCTGATAATGATGGCCAGATAGCAGGCGGTTCAATGGATCTTGGATaaactctgataccatcttaaaatttCGATTATGCCTATCTCATTCCCAAAACTGGCTTTCAAAATGACGACTATCCACACTAATAAACTCGTTCTCAAGCTACGTCTCATCTAATGCGAGACtcttaacaacatcaacacatgtaataatttgagaaaatagaataattgaatgtaactacATGCATCATCATAACCAACCAAGCATAGATGACTTGATTAATGTAACAttgtaattgtaaaaaaaaaaaaaaaaaaaaaaaacattgtaattGTATGATAAGATGaaaagataaagagaaaaagaaaactcacGTAAAGGAAGAAGGACCAAAGAGAGGGTTTTCTTTAAGTGGTTGAAATGAGAACCTTCCAAGAAAAGGAGCAACACAAGTGCCATGAAATGCATTCTCAGGACAATCATTAACATACattgtaaaaatgaaaacaacaacgTTGGCAAACACAAAAGTTGGAATAAGCCATGGAACCCATTGCTTAAAGAGCCTGAAATCACGATCACGAGTGACGGGAGGATTCGACGACGACGACGGAGACCCACGGCGAGGATGAACCTTAACCTCAACTGTGGTGCCACCATGTGGGTTCCTCCCTCCACtcatgatgatgatttttttttgtacccTTTTGAACAAAGATTTCAGATTTTTAACacattttgttaattaatgATTGGAATTAATTTTCTCCTCCGTGATTATAGATGATTTTGAAAtgggtttgaatttttttttctttgtttgtggAGAATTGTTTTTTATGACCAGCCAGAATCCAACAAGACCCTGACAAAGTTAGgaatttgttgtttgtgtttaaagttgtttgtttgttgacGAGGACTGTTTTGTtgtagggtctgtttggtttcGAGAGGAATTGTTTACCATCCTACGCCACCTAATTAACTTACCGCGCcaatattctaatttttttatttttttttattttttttttattttattttatttttttagtaaaaatgtcatttaataatagtcaaaaaaaaaaaattaataaaaaaatcatttatgacCCAACAACCAGATGTTAAGGGATGTCTTTTCGCTTAATTAAATGTTCTAAATTCGatctccgtgagcttagctcagttggtagggatattgcatattatatgcaggagccggggttcgaaccccggacactccacttctccacaattaaattgtgtgagctctagccactaggctacttgaccaaaaaaaaaaaatgttctaaaTTCGAATTCAACTTTGAGAATGTAAcaatatcaatttaatcttaTCATCGTATTACTTAAAAGTTTGTGGTTCATTGCATATCTTACTAAAGaaattaacatatatagttGCATGCAGAGGACatgacaacaataaaataaaatcaattttatttgtttataataaagTAGCAAACATCACAACTCTTTCGAATTGAATAATAaatagactattacttttcccacatTATGACCTTCTTCTGCGCCCTGTAAAATTTCCAAAATTGCTCTTGtgcattccggattttaaaatccagatTCATGTTTattatttcggattttataatccggacaattcttatgtataatcattcatcagactctctcacatttcagcagttttgaattttgcttttaaaaacaacaaaaacactaagtaaaaaatgctaaaaacctgtcaaataaaatcataaaaatagcaccaaaaaattctaaaaatcaaataaaactaatgcaaatttttcggatttttttgagaatatgaaaaattaaaaaaaaaaaaaaaggggtctaaacgatgaaattttggattttgaggggtgGAGTCCCATAAGAAGTTCCTTCTAAGAGAGtcatggtccttgaattttttctgattttctagggaagtttcggagcaatccgatcaagtagcccGAAAACCCAGTTTTTAACTAAGAACAAgtaacaatgacccaaaacagaaggatgagagttaggaagattaatattgtccctaaaatgactatcatgttacaaacatgtttagaaattgtgctgatacagttcagattatataatccggactgTTTTACCTTGAAAAGGGGTGTTTAGGGGGTTTCCAGATTATGTAATCCAGAAACATCATgtaacgcgccctattttttgaagtttccggattacgaaatctggaaaaatccgttactcatttttttcacccttttacaaaagaaaacaccatttcggattatatattccgcaagttaaattgttttgcaGTTGGCAGTTGCAGGCTTGCACTCTTTATAGTACTACGGTTTTCTTTCTCCAGCTGTATTATGTTTTGGCTTCAGAGAAAGGAAACAAAGATTCAAAAATAATTGAGTCAATTTGAATGATGCTACTTCctcaacaataaaaaagaaatcacTTGTCTGTTTTCTTTCGTGGCATTTTCTACATTATATATAAAACGTTCATTCTcatcaaatatcaaaaataaaataaagcattcATTCAATCAACTAATGTTTTTATTACTATGTTGTGtagataaacaattttttagattttatgcATAGTCAAGCTCTCGTCAAAGAAATCGAGGGCATGCTTGGGAGCAGGGTTTGGTTGCCGCCACCGTGCATTATCTTTCAAAAGCTAGAAAGTGTAGCTTCCACACAACCGGGCTTCGGGACCTGAGATTTTTAAAGATGCACCGCGGATCCAAACAAGTGCCAAGTACAATACTAATTCATATATAAAGCGAAAACAAGTGAACAAATAAGGGTAGGATTATAATTGGAACAGACACATTAGCACTTTCATGACAGGTGATGCCTTTGTTGGTCTTTCCTAACTATTGCAGCTTTGTTCCTGGGTGTGTCACAATTCACATAACCTTCTCAGTACTTACAAAATCCAACTTCTCAATAACCTATGGTTTAAAACTTATCTTGTCCAAGAAATCTCCTAGACTGAGCAGTTGCATTTCCTAAAGGAAGAGTCGCATATTAATGGTTGGTTGGTGACAAAAACGGAAAACCAGAAAATGGATCAACATAAGTCACAACTTCAGctaaaccaaaatcaattaatcatcaaaatTTGCTAACAGCCTAACAGTTTTAATGTAGGTGTgtccaccaccaaaaaaaacgTAGGTGCTTCCTACAAAACTCAAAATACAAACTATGCAGATTCTATCAGGCAAACATGTGTCCTCAATAATCAGGTTACTGAACTGCAACACCTCTTGAGTTTTCGCAAAACTAGAATGCATACATGAGTTgttatcatttatctttttatgtTGTCATCAGAAGATATACCAGGCCTTTTAGGTATTCAACAATCTCTGACCCACCAAGCTTTGAACTTCCATATACTCTATCAACAAACGTGATTGGAACCTGTAGACATATGAAACTAAGGTAAGCTAGGAAGTGAATAATGAACAGGGTGATAAGCTTGAACAAGGTACTTACATTAAGAACTTTAAGCCATCTCCTCTACAAGTATTTGAGAAGGAAATGAAGATGTAtcaaacacaataaaaagaaaaagaaaggctACACCAACAAGTATTCAAATCATCTCATTAATTATATGCATAAATAGAGTTAAATATGAAGATGAATTTAGAGAATTATATTTTATCTAATCATCAAATGCTTCAAAACTTCTCTGTACCCAACAGTCATATGTACTCACAGATGAgcagataaaatattttttcaaaatgataaaGATAGAACAATCGAAAGGAACCGGGCAATCCTGGAATAATTTTCATGTTTAGCAAATTATATTTTCAGACAGTTTGCAAAGCACCAGACAGTATGAATAGGACTGTCATTCAAATTGGCAATATTAATATCCAATGCATCTTACAGATTCATTATGTCATACAAAACTCAATTCATCAGTGAACTACAAAAGACCAACATGCAAAAGCCTATCCGAGtgggtaatttgaaaaaaatggtgAGATAGAAATGTCATAACTACAGCTTAGATTCAACATATGGCATAAAATTGATTCAAAAGAATACAATGTTTGCATGAATAATACATGATGATTGCCTCACAGACAAAGCACATACATATCGTCCAATTATAACCGAATTAGGCAATTTCACGGTCAACCAAAGTCACAAGATTTGGGTGTATATGCATTGGTGAAACATTTATAGAATCCACCAGCAAGCATATGTTAGCTGTAGCCAATTATAATTCCTACagtattaaaaataaagtttcATGATCCAATTTACAAGTTTTATGAATAAAATGTGcaaattatatataaacaaaagaaaattatgcTAGATATAACAAGATGTGTATAAATGGTAAACACATATAGTGATGATCAATCCTAACTACACATCTAACTCACGAGCTATGGTGTCAACATAACAACCAGGTAAATAAAAAGGATAATAACCATCACGAACTAAGAAACCGCACCTCTTTGATATGGTACCCTTTTCTGGATGCTCGAACTATCATCTCCATTTGAAAGACAGATCCCTTACTAACACAGCAACTAATGATATCTTCAAGCACTGTTTTCCTATAAAGTCTACAAAGAACAACAATACATCAGTCTCAAACTAGTCAACAGAGGAGCAACAACACTAACCAAATTGTTTAATATCTGTTATCAAGCTCTATACCTAAAAGACCCTGTCAAATCTGAGACACCAGGCCATAAAAGTGTTTGTGCAAGAACATTTGCTCCCCTACTTGTTAGTTTGCGCATTAGATTCCATCGATGTACACCACCACCTTTAACATATCGAGTCCCTGTAACTATATCAGCACCAGTTTCCAACTGCtttctgaaaaagaaaaggCAAGAGTTAAGTTTTGGCAAATACCaataaaacaagaaagacattcTTGAAAGCTTTCCTTACCTAATGAAGCCTGGCAAATATTTTGGCTGcagaacaacaaaaacatatcaggaaaatcaaaatacaatgGTGCGactaaaaatctaaaacaaagtTCATCCAACTATTCAAGTCTTGTTAACTTTCTAttccttttcaaatttaatcACTCTTCATGCCATCGATCTATTTTCTACATGTGAACATAATAACTTACATGGTGTGATAGATCAGCATCCATAATGACAACAAAATTTCCGGATGCATGCTTCATACCATGAATATAAGCAGTTCCTGCAAATTAATCAGATCAAAGGCcaatttataaatatgatttagtAAAAGTATCAGAAATATACCTAAACCCATCTTCCTAGGTCTCGCTCTTAACAACTGCAACCACAAGAATAAGCATGGTTAGTCTAAATGATACAAAACAAGTAAGATAGATCCCAAAAAATAGAATAGGTCACGGATGGAGTAAATAGGCATTTTAGTCACTGAATTTGCAAGGGTCAGccaatttagtccttcaaatTTGCAAAATAGCAAGTTAGTCccttaaattgaaaaatatcaatcaatttagtctctccatcaaaatatttctttagcAAACATttatcaaaactaataaaagacatttatcacaatttgagaaaatgactaaattgattgacatttttcaattttaatgacTAAAATGCCTATTTATGAATCActacttatttatataaatgtcACTACTTACAATCCGATCTTCTCCATAAACTTGTTGCAATTGTTTTACAACATCTTGAGTACCATCAGGACTCCCATCATCCACAACAATaacttcaaaatcaacatcCCTAAATTTGAGCAATACAAAAGAGTATTAGTAATTTGTCAATGTTAATAAATAGCAGCTCTAAAGGGCTCTATTgcagcggaatttgaacaaattgttaTTATACGATACACTGTTTAGTACAAAATGTCAAATAAGTGTAGTTCTGATCGAAAGCCTGTCCAACACAAATGACActaacacatgtgattacattcaatcatgTCCTTTTCTTTAATTACTACGGTGTCGTGTCCGTGTCTGCTCCTCATAGTAAATAACAGCTATAGTGAAGTAGAATTTGAACAAAGTGCTATTTCCAACGATCCGTGATTGATCACAACACTAGTATTCATAAAGATGATTGATCATGATATAATAAGATGCCATGTTCTACACTAGTATGATTCATAGCAAAatgctaatatatatatatatatatatatataagaaaaagaagaaaagattgaagaaaattaCGGAAGGTGTTTGAAAATAAGGTAAAGAATGAGGCTAATGTTGAGTCGTTCATTATATATAGGAACGATTATActgtatttgtttttcttttgattatgCTTCTCATCCATCATTATAatctgaaattgaaaaaaaaaaaatcaaatcaatgtaGGACGGAGTTTTTAACTGATTCTGGCAACCGGTAACTAACTCCAGCGGCGATTTCCGGCGAGTTGAGCTCAGCGCGATTCGTATTTGTTTATGATGAAGTGATTGCATTCTGTTTTTTTGAAGAGTAGGGTTTCACTTGTTTCAGAAATGGATTAAGTTCTAGTTATTTAATGTGAAACAATATTTCAACAAGCGTTTGTAGTCCAACGGTTAGGATAATTGCCTTCCAAGCAATAGACCCGGGTTCGACTCCCGGCAAACGCATTTTGCTGCTTTTTTATATTACCT
Proteins encoded in this window:
- the LOC11414014 gene encoding RHOMBOID-like protein 1 isoform X2 produces the protein MSGGRNPHGGTTVEVKVHPRRGSPSSSSNPPVTRDRDFRLFKQWVPWLIPTFVFANVVVFIFTMYVNDCPENAFHGTCVAPFLGRFSFQPLKENPLFGPSSFTLQKMGALEVDKVVHEHEGWRLVSCIWLHGGAIHVLANMLSLLFIGIRLEQEFGFVRIGFLYVISGFGGSLLSSLFIQTGISVGASGALFGLLGGMLSELFINWTIYANKMAALLTLIIIVVINLAVGVLPHVDNFAHLGGFGSGFFLGFVVLIRPQFKWISQQQSKSGSHAFSVKQNKFIAGMVLLFRGVNLNERCSWCHYLSCVPTSKWSCQEQSIYCETTEFGNQLNITCMSNGRSDIYPLSNTSSSDRQQLCSQLCHG
- the LOC11414014 gene encoding RHOMBOID-like protein 1 isoform X1, yielding MSGGRNPHGGTTVEVKVHPRRGSPSSSSNPPVTRDRDFRLFKQWVPWLIPTFVFANVVVFIFTMYVNDCPENAFHGTCVAPFLGRFSFQPLKENPLFGPSSFTLQKMGALEVDKVVHEHEGWRLVSCIWLHGGAIHVLANMLSLLFIGIRLEQEFGFVRIGFLYVISGFGGSLLSSLFIQTGISVGASGALFGLLGGMLSELFINWTIYANKMAALLTLIIIVVINLAVGVLPHVDNFAHLGGFGSGFFLGFVVLIRPQFKWISQQQSKSGSHAFSVKQNKYLPYQYVLWVLSFLLLIAGFIAGMVLLFRGVNLNERCSWCHYLSCVPTSKWSCQEQSIYCETTEFGNQLNITCMSNGRSDIYPLSNTSSSDRQQLCSQLCHG
- the LOC11416098 gene encoding dolichol-phosphate mannosyltransferase subunit 1 isoform X1, whose protein sequence is MQSLHHKQIRIALSSTRRKSPLELVTGCQNQLKTPSYIDLIFFFSISDYNERLNISLILYLIFKHLPDVDFEVIVVDDGSPDGTQDVVKQLQQVYGEDRILLRARPRKMGLGTAYIHGMKHASGNFVVIMDADLSHHPKYLPGFIRKQLETGADIVTGTRYVKGGGVHRWNLMRKLTSRGANVLAQTLLWPGVSDLTGSFRLYRKTVLEDIISCCVSKGSVFQMEMIVRASRKGYHIKEVPITFVDRVYGSSKLGGSEIVEYLKGLEMQLLSLGDFLDKISFKP
- the LOC11416098 gene encoding dolichol-phosphate mannosyltransferase subunit 1 isoform X4; translated protein: MQSLHHKQIRIALSSTRRKSPLELVTGCQNQDVDFEVIVVDDGSPDGTQDVVKQLQQVYGEDRILLRARPRKMGLGTAYIHGMKHASGNFVVIMDADLSHHPKYLPGFIRKQLETGADIVTGTRYVKGGGVHRWNLMRKLTSRGANVLAQTLLWPGVSDLTGSFRLYRKTVLEDIISCCVSKGSVFQMEMIVRASRKGYHIKEVPITFVDRVYGSSKLGGSEIVEYLKGLEMQLLSLGDFLDKISFKP
- the LOC11416098 gene encoding dolichol-phosphate mannosyltransferase subunit 1 isoform X3; the encoded protein is MDEKHNQKKNKYSIIVPIYNERLNISLILYLIFKHLPDVDFEVIVVDDGSPDGTQDVVKQLQQVYGEDRILLRARPRKMGLGTAYIHGMKHASGNFVVIMDADLSHHPKYLPGFIRKQLETGADIVTGTRYVKGGGVHRWNLMRKLTSRGANVLAQTLLWPGVSDLTGSFRLYRKTVLEDIISCCVSKGSVFQMEMIVRASRKGYHIKEVPITFVDRVYGSSKLGGSEIVEYLKGLEMQLLSLGDFLDKISFKP
- the LOC11416098 gene encoding dolichol-phosphate mannosyltransferase subunit 1 isoform X2 is translated as MQSLHHKQIRIALSSTRRKSPLELVTGCQNQLKTPSYIDLIFFFSISDYNERLNISLILYLIFKHLPDVDFEVIVVDDGSPDGTQDVVKQLQQVYGEDRILLRARPRKMGLGTAYIHGMKHASGNFVVIMDADLSHHPKYLPGFIRKQLETGADIVTGTRYVKGGGVHRWNLMRKLTSRGANVLAQTLLWPGVSDLTGSFRLYRKTVLEDIISCCVSKGSVFQMEMIVRASRKGYHIKEVPITFVDRVYGSSKLGGSEIVEYLKGLVYLLMTT
- the LOC11416098 gene encoding dolichol-phosphate mannosyltransferase subunit 1 isoform X5 — translated: MDEKHNQKKNKYSIIVPIYNERLNISLILYLIFKHLPDVDFEVIVVDDGSPDGTQDVVKQLQQVYGEDRILLRARPRKMGLGTAYIHGMKHASGNFVVIMDADLSHHPKYLPGFIRKQLETGADIVTGTRYVKGGGVHRWNLMRKLTSRGANVLAQTLLWPGVSDLTGSFRLYRKTVLEDIISCCVSKGSVFQMEMIVRASRKGYHIKEVPITFVDRVYGSSKLGGSEIVEYLKGLVYLLMTT